The following proteins are co-located in the Schistocerca nitens isolate TAMUIC-IGC-003100 chromosome 2, iqSchNite1.1, whole genome shotgun sequence genome:
- the LOC126234363 gene encoding histidine-rich glycoprotein-like yields MNKVLVAGVTLVVAVHFMMTAGFPTSWAAPPEPDDDGHHGHHHNDEYDHHHDDHHGHHHYDEYDHHHDDHHGHHPDDHHDHHDDHHGHHPDDHHDHHHDDHHDRDDYLHHGSPPVGYI; encoded by the exons ATGAACAAGGTTCTG GTTGCTGGTGTCACGCTCGTAGTAGCAGTACATTTCATGATGACAGCTGGATTCCCCACTTCATGGGCTGCCCCTCCAGAACCTGATGACGACGGTCACCATGGCCACCACCACAATGATGAATACGATCACCATCATGACGATCACCATGGCCACCACCACTATGATGAATACGATCACCATCATGACGATCACCACGGTCACCACCCTGATGATCACCACGACCATCATGACGATCACCACGGTCACCACCCTGATGATCACCACGACCACCATCATGATGACCACCACGATCGTGACGATTACTTGCACCATGGCTCCCCTCCTGTAGGTTACATATGA